In Shouchella patagoniensis, the following are encoded in one genomic region:
- a CDS encoding pectate lyase family protein yields MLRKVLSILTMLLLVFGIFAIPSMAKGESEATINAGFSMQGFATLNGGTTGGAGGQTVTVSTGDQLLTALKNKSSNTPLTIYVNGTITPSNTSANKIDIKDVNDVSILGVGTQGELNGIGIKVWRANNVIIRNLKIHHVNIGDKDAISIEGPSKNIWVDHNELYNSLDVHKDYYDGLFDVKRDADYITFSWNYVHDSWKSMLMGSSDSDSYNRKITFHNNYFENLNSRVPSIRFGEAHIYSNYYNGINETGINSRMGAKVRIEENLFERANNPIVSRDSSQVGYWHLINNRFDQSTGEIPTTSTITYNPPYSYQVTPVNQVKDVVRANAGVGKITP; encoded by the coding sequence ATGTTGAGAAAGGTCTTATCGATATTGACCATGCTTTTACTCGTGTTTGGGATTTTCGCTATACCCTCAATGGCTAAAGGGGAAAGTGAAGCCACGATCAATGCTGGTTTTTCCATGCAAGGTTTTGCGACTCTTAACGGCGGCACAACGGGAGGAGCTGGAGGCCAAACCGTCACTGTCTCTACTGGAGATCAATTGCTTACGGCCTTAAAAAACAAAAGCAGTAATACACCTCTGACGATTTATGTAAACGGTACCATAACGCCATCGAATACATCTGCAAACAAAATTGATATTAAAGATGTAAACGATGTTTCCATTTTAGGGGTAGGCACTCAAGGTGAATTAAATGGCATTGGCATTAAAGTGTGGCGAGCAAACAATGTGATTATTCGCAACTTGAAAATCCATCACGTCAATATAGGAGATAAAGACGCGATTAGCATAGAAGGACCATCTAAAAACATATGGGTTGATCATAACGAGCTTTATAATAGTCTTGATGTTCATAAAGATTATTACGATGGGTTGTTTGATGTAAAAAGAGATGCTGACTATATTACATTCTCTTGGAATTACGTACATGATAGCTGGAAGAGTATGTTGATGGGCTCTTCTGATTCAGATTCATACAATCGAAAAATCACTTTCCATAATAATTACTTTGAAAACCTCAATTCTCGAGTTCCTTCGATTCGCTTTGGTGAAGCCCACATTTATAGCAACTACTACAATGGGATTAATGAAACGGGCATCAATTCTCGCATGGGGGCAAAAGTCCGTATTGAGGAAAATCTATTTGAGAGAGCAAACAATCCAATCGTCAGTCGAGATAGCAGCCAAGTTGGCTATTGGCACTTAATAAACAATCGCTTTGATCAATCAACAGGAGAAATTCCAACGACTTCAACCATTACGTATAACCCGCCTTATTCTTACCAAGTCACACCAGTCAACCAAGTAAAAGACGTGGTGCGTGCGAATGCTGGTGTTGGGAAAATCACGCCTTAA
- a CDS encoding SDR family oxidoreductase produces the protein MDLTHYLTEGIPPQKQNKQPGSEAAMDPRPIYEDDTHIGTGKLKGKVALITGGDSGIGRAVAVGYAKEGAHIAIVYLDEHEDAEDTKKRVEKEGVQCLLISGDIAEETFSKDCVEQTVAKLGGIDILVNNAAEQHTVNDLRELSAEQLQRTFATNFYSYVYFTKAALDHLKEGSAIINTSSINAYRGNVSLIDYTSTKGAITAFTRSMAQSLAPKNIRVNSVAPGPIWTPLIPASFDEEKVSEFGTQTPMGRVGQPSELVGAYVLLASNDSSYMTGQAIHINGGDYISS, from the coding sequence ATGGATTTAACTCATTACTTAACCGAGGGCATCCCGCCCCAGAAACAGAACAAACAACCAGGCAGTGAAGCTGCGATGGACCCACGTCCGATCTATGAAGATGATACACATATCGGTACAGGGAAACTGAAGGGAAAAGTTGCATTAATTACTGGTGGCGATTCGGGCATTGGACGAGCTGTTGCAGTGGGTTACGCAAAGGAAGGCGCTCATATCGCAATCGTGTATTTAGATGAGCACGAAGATGCGGAAGACACAAAAAAGCGAGTCGAAAAAGAAGGGGTACAGTGCCTCCTCATTTCTGGCGATATAGCGGAAGAGACTTTCAGTAAAGACTGTGTAGAACAGACGGTTGCTAAATTAGGTGGAATTGATATCCTTGTAAACAATGCGGCAGAGCAACATACAGTCAATGATTTACGTGAGTTAAGTGCGGAGCAGTTGCAGCGTACATTTGCTACAAACTTTTATTCTTATGTTTATTTCACAAAAGCTGCCCTTGATCATTTAAAAGAAGGCAGTGCGATTATCAACACGTCCTCAATCAATGCCTACCGTGGCAATGTATCGCTCATCGATTATACAAGTACAAAGGGTGCAATCACTGCTTTCACTCGGTCGATGGCTCAATCCCTTGCGCCAAAAAACATTCGCGTGAACAGCGTGGCGCCTGGCCCAATATGGACACCGCTCATTCCAGCATCGTTTGACGAAGAGAAAGTATCTGAATTTGGGACGCAGACGCCGATGGGAAGAGTCGGACAGCCAAGTGAACTTGTAGGTGCTTATGTGTTACTTGCGTCAAACGACTCTTCATACATGACAGGACAAGCCATTCATATCAATGGTGGGGACTATATTAGCTCGTAA
- a CDS encoding spore germination protein, with the protein MFKRRKQKPLENIQTKSETPKSLEALLETCQKSVDFHSFKLTEDSPYHVYYIETLVKPELVHDDILLYLKKSENTTLLDLKKDVPVGDTKILSGVPEIEEALMLGHVLVRSEVNPNEVLSIPALFSETRSISAPEVEFSVVGPKDAFVEPLNLNLNLIRRRLPISTLIVDEIKVGDLSHTRIAILHIKGIADTANVHTAIQRIRDIQYDQIADSSFIAQMISDHSSSPFPQLIDTERPDRVSSALAEGKVVIIVDGSPQVLTGPTTLIEFFSAFEDYFIAWPLASIFRLIRLVAVLFSTLSTALYVSVVTYHYEMIPSRLLDTLVSSRIGIPLPPIVEAIVLELVIELLREAGARLPTKIGQTIGIVGGIVIGTAAVEAGLTSNVLLIVVALTALASFTTPVYQMSNAIRLIRFPFILFAQWLGFLGVSICFAFLLSHLLKLTSLGRPYLSPIYPLRATDFKDAFFRLPFNLQWQRPISVRSQQTTRSKPHDKRKKRRDIEE; encoded by the coding sequence ATGTTTAAACGCCGAAAGCAAAAACCTTTGGAGAACATACAAACGAAATCGGAAACGCCCAAGTCGCTAGAAGCTTTACTTGAGACTTGTCAAAAATCCGTTGATTTTCATTCCTTTAAACTGACTGAAGATAGTCCTTACCACGTCTATTATATAGAAACCCTTGTGAAACCTGAGTTGGTTCACGATGACATTCTCCTCTACTTAAAAAAATCGGAAAATACAACGTTACTTGACCTCAAAAAAGACGTTCCAGTAGGAGATACGAAAATTCTCAGTGGAGTGCCCGAAATTGAAGAAGCATTAATGTTAGGCCATGTCCTTGTTCGTTCAGAAGTAAATCCGAATGAAGTTCTCTCCATCCCTGCTCTCTTTAGTGAGACACGGTCCATTTCCGCTCCAGAAGTGGAATTTAGTGTTGTCGGTCCGAAAGATGCTTTTGTTGAACCACTTAACCTTAATTTAAACCTTATTCGCAGGCGACTTCCGATTTCAACACTCATTGTTGATGAAATCAAAGTCGGAGATTTAAGTCATACCAGAATCGCAATCCTACATATTAAAGGAATTGCTGATACAGCGAATGTACATACAGCTATCCAACGAATTAGAGATATTCAGTATGATCAGATTGCTGATAGTTCTTTCATTGCTCAAATGATCTCTGATCATTCATCTTCTCCTTTCCCTCAATTAATCGATACGGAAAGACCAGACCGAGTATCCAGCGCACTTGCCGAAGGAAAGGTCGTCATTATTGTTGATGGTTCACCCCAAGTTTTAACAGGTCCTACCACACTTATCGAATTCTTTTCGGCTTTTGAAGATTACTTTATCGCTTGGCCACTCGCTTCCATTTTTCGACTTATTCGCTTAGTGGCTGTTCTTTTTTCAACGCTCTCGACGGCATTGTATGTCTCAGTTGTGACGTATCATTATGAAATGATTCCAAGTAGGTTATTGGATACGCTCGTCTCTTCAAGAATTGGCATTCCCTTGCCTCCTATCGTGGAGGCCATCGTATTGGAACTTGTCATTGAATTGCTGCGAGAAGCTGGGGCAAGATTACCCACGAAAATCGGTCAAACAATTGGGATTGTTGGCGGGATTGTGATTGGGACGGCAGCTGTCGAAGCTGGTTTAACAAGCAATGTCTTACTTATTGTCGTCGCCCTTACGGCACTGGCTTCCTTTACTACACCCGTTTATCAGATGAGTAATGCGATTCGATTGATCCGATTTCCGTTTATTCTATTCGCTCAATGGCTTGGCTTTTTAGGTGTCTCCATTTGTTTTGCGTTCTTGTTAAGTCACTTGCTCAAGCTAACTTCATTAGGTAGACCCTATTTAAGTCCCATTTATCCTTTGCGCGCAACTGATTTCAAAGATGCATTTTTCCGGCTGCCGTTTAATCTACAATGGCAGCGCCCGATCTCCGTACGAAGTCAACAAACAACTCGCAGTAAGCCACATGATAAGCGCAAAAAACGACGCGATATTGAGGAATAG
- a CDS encoding GerAB/ArcD/ProY family transporter — MPLLQIKESKQVSPFFSFYILVGMQVAVGILGFQRILTQHAGQDAWIAILISGLSIHVLLWISYRILNKGKGDLVAIQKDLLGPFIGTVVNSYFVLYYALFVLVVLRTYIEVIQVWMFPEVHPWVLAALILYLVYSFVSGGLRVVVGISVLNFFIGLPLFLSHIFMFPHAHVYNLLPVLEHSFQEMMFATKAMTLNYLGFGVIFMIYPFFKQAPSSQKWAQAGVSFTVFTYLFTMITSLIYYNQNQLANTIWPTLTSWKIVNLSVVERFEYIGLSIWFFIILSNLAIGLWAASRTAKRTFPVSQRTALRVIIIILFGCSFFFVDRESIDRLNGIASEIGFYTIYVYIPFLFIIQAILYKVREKR, encoded by the coding sequence ATGCCACTTTTACAAATAAAGGAATCCAAGCAGGTCTCCCCCTTTTTTTCCTTTTATATACTCGTCGGCATGCAGGTTGCCGTTGGAATTCTCGGATTCCAGCGTATCCTCACTCAACATGCGGGACAAGATGCTTGGATAGCCATCCTAATATCCGGACTTTCCATACACGTTCTCTTATGGATCTCTTATCGGATATTAAACAAAGGGAAAGGCGATTTAGTTGCGATTCAAAAAGACTTATTGGGCCCTTTCATTGGCACTGTAGTAAATAGTTATTTCGTCTTATACTACGCCCTGTTTGTCCTTGTTGTCTTACGGACTTACATTGAAGTCATTCAAGTATGGATGTTTCCAGAGGTGCACCCCTGGGTTTTAGCCGCTCTCATTCTTTATCTCGTCTATTCTTTTGTCAGTGGTGGATTGCGTGTCGTTGTTGGGATCAGCGTCTTAAACTTTTTTATAGGGTTACCATTATTTCTTTCTCATATTTTTATGTTTCCACACGCTCACGTATACAATTTATTGCCCGTGCTGGAACACTCGTTTCAAGAAATGATGTTCGCAACCAAAGCGATGACTTTAAATTATTTAGGCTTTGGCGTTATCTTTATGATTTATCCTTTTTTCAAACAAGCGCCATCCTCTCAAAAATGGGCCCAAGCTGGAGTCTCTTTTACAGTATTCACCTATCTGTTCACAATGATCACAAGTCTTATTTATTACAATCAAAATCAACTTGCAAACACGATTTGGCCCACTTTAACAAGTTGGAAAATCGTCAACCTTTCTGTCGTAGAAAGATTTGAATACATCGGTCTTTCGATTTGGTTTTTTATTATTCTTTCCAATCTTGCTATCGGATTATGGGCAGCTAGTCGTACGGCTAAGCGAACCTTCCCAGTCTCGCAACGGACCGCCTTAAGAGTCATTATCATAATTCTTTTCGGTTGTTCTTTCTTTTTTGTCGACCGTGAAAGCATCGACCGTTTGAATGGCATCGCATCGGAAATCGGATTTTACACGATTTATGTCTATATCCCGTTCCTCTTCATCATCCAAGCGATTCTATATAAAGTGAGGGAAAAAAGATGA
- a CDS encoding Ger(x)C family spore germination protein: MKSKLILLGVCLFCLAGCTPKTKVIEEIQLVQALGYDYVNDEEFLGVAGTQITRPGEETLPENEIFTATGKTSRMIRKKIQTESSKTLVEGRIGLLLMNKELAEQGIYHFINTFERDSMIGRDIHLAIAEETSLEILSGDYNLDITVFEYLNELMEESNKEILPETNLHTVLYQYYGDGMDLFLPVMDKKKDRVFVIGLALFNDDVLVHQLNVREASIFKLLYERFRGGYYIIEVDPDTHVSVESVNASPTYKIYEDHTGIHVGIQVEVKGLVSEKEQIDTSKERNIQKIQKAGIREFEEKMTALITTFQELGIDPLGIGDRARSQIRHLNFKEWERLYPHIPIDVDVTLEIIGSGITE, encoded by the coding sequence ATGAAAAGCAAACTAATACTACTTGGCGTTTGCCTTTTTTGTCTCGCCGGTTGTACGCCAAAAACAAAAGTAATAGAAGAGATCCAATTAGTCCAAGCTCTTGGCTACGATTATGTAAATGATGAAGAATTCCTAGGAGTTGCAGGGACCCAAATCACTCGTCCAGGAGAAGAAACCTTACCAGAGAATGAAATCTTTACAGCTACTGGAAAAACTTCGCGCATGATCCGAAAGAAAATTCAAACCGAATCGTCCAAAACGCTGGTTGAAGGTAGAATCGGCTTGTTGCTTATGAATAAAGAACTTGCCGAACAAGGCATTTACCATTTTATTAATACGTTTGAAAGAGATTCGATGATTGGAAGGGATATTCACTTGGCTATCGCAGAAGAGACGTCCCTCGAGATTCTTTCAGGAGACTATAACTTGGACATTACTGTGTTTGAGTATTTAAATGAATTAATGGAAGAAAGCAACAAGGAAATCCTCCCTGAAACAAACTTACACACCGTGTTATACCAGTACTATGGAGATGGAATGGATCTGTTTTTACCTGTAATGGACAAGAAAAAGGATCGGGTTTTCGTCATTGGACTTGCTTTATTTAATGACGATGTGCTGGTCCACCAATTGAACGTCAGGGAAGCATCTATCTTTAAATTGTTGTACGAACGATTCAGAGGGGGATATTATATTATTGAAGTCGATCCTGACACACATGTTAGTGTAGAAAGTGTTAACGCAAGCCCAACGTATAAAATTTATGAAGATCACACTGGCATTCACGTTGGCATACAAGTTGAAGTCAAAGGGTTAGTAAGTGAAAAAGAACAAATTGACACGTCTAAGGAGAGAAATATACAAAAAATACAAAAAGCTGGCATACGTGAATTTGAAGAGAAAATGACAGCACTGATCACAACTTTTCAGGAGCTAGGAATCGATCCTTTAGGCATTGGCGATCGAGCGAGAAGCCAAATTAGACATTTAAACTTCAAGGAGTGGGAACGCCTATACCCTCATATCCCAATTGATGTAGACGTTACTCTTGAAATTATTGGATCAGGAATTACGGAGTAG
- a CDS encoding SRPBCC domain-containing protein — translation MGKELSVRTEILIHASPAYVWEVLVNPKYVAEWDELPEDYPTERMTVGSKVIWDLPNGEQSITKIIKADKEKELVIALLGTGWEMKPTEGDVAYHYTLIERGDKTLVTLCIGDFSLLKDGQMYYDASVEFADNAKTTIKRLAESMQDFRKDLHL, via the coding sequence ATGGGTAAGGAACTATCAGTACGTACCGAAATACTCATTCATGCTTCACCCGCTTATGTATGGGAGGTGCTTGTAAACCCTAAATACGTGGCCGAATGGGATGAGCTGCCAGAAGATTATCCAACTGAACGAATGACAGTGGGAAGTAAAGTGATCTGGGACCTTCCAAACGGAGAGCAATCAATAACCAAAATCATTAAAGCAGATAAAGAAAAAGAATTAGTGATTGCACTTTTAGGCACCGGTTGGGAAATGAAACCCACTGAGGGAGACGTGGCTTACCATTACACTCTAATAGAAAGAGGCGACAAAACGTTAGTAACGCTGTGCATTGGTGATTTCTCTTTACTTAAAGATGGGCAAATGTATTATGATGCTTCTGTTGAATTTGCTGACAATGCAAAAACAACAATTAAAAGACTCGCAGAAAGCATGCAGGATTTTAGAAAAGACCTTCATTTATGA
- a CDS encoding cytochrome c oxidase assembly protein: protein MSHHHGEAHAAHSIDFLAQLLLGLPFVIGIILYVTAVILSKRKGRSWAASRTLLWVVGSFLCIVTVVNPMATAAHERFVVHMFGHLLLGMLGPLLMVLAAPMTLLLRSLRTSQARSVTAVLRSRPIHILSNPVVPALLNIGGLWLLYTTSLFHLMETTMWIHVLVHLHIFLAGYFFAAMLLYIDPIPYRYSYLYRSLVLVFALAGHKILSKYIYAFPPDGVPRVEAEAGGMLMYYGGDAVDLVIIVILCAQWYKSTRPKEAGYPVSG, encoded by the coding sequence ATGAGTCATCATCACGGCGAAGCACATGCTGCTCACTCAATCGATTTCCTTGCCCAACTCCTATTAGGTCTGCCTTTTGTGATTGGTATCATTCTATATGTCACGGCGGTAATCTTATCGAAGCGCAAAGGGAGGTCTTGGGCAGCATCGCGTACACTATTATGGGTAGTAGGTAGTTTCTTATGTATCGTCACTGTTGTGAATCCAATGGCAACGGCTGCCCATGAACGTTTTGTTGTTCATATGTTTGGTCACTTGCTTCTAGGAATGCTTGGTCCATTATTAATGGTACTAGCAGCTCCAATGACGCTTCTATTACGGTCATTGCGGACGAGCCAAGCTAGAAGTGTAACGGCTGTTTTAAGAAGCAGACCTATCCATATTCTCTCGAATCCGGTTGTCCCTGCTCTATTAAATATAGGAGGACTTTGGCTTCTATACACAACGAGTCTATTCCATCTGATGGAAACGACTATGTGGATTCATGTGCTTGTCCATTTACACATTTTTTTAGCGGGTTACTTTTTTGCAGCGATGCTGTTATATATCGACCCAATCCCTTATCGCTATAGTTATCTTTATCGCTCCTTGGTACTCGTATTTGCCTTAGCAGGACACAAAATTCTATCTAAATATATTTATGCGTTCCCTCCGGACGGCGTCCCACGAGTCGAAGCGGAAGCTGGGGGGATGCTTATGTATTATGGAGGGGACGCAGTTGATCTTGTGATCATTGTTATTCTTTGTGCCCAATGGTATAAATCAACAAGACCTAAAGAGGCGGGTTATCCGGTAAGTGGTTAG
- a CDS encoding DUF2243 domain-containing protein: MGKALNQKQFLYSRRNLLSGFLFGLGMVAFIDEVVFHQLLNWHHFYDRSTTQVGLISDGIFHAFSWFATVGALFMFADLRRRGAWWGKRWVGGLLFGVGLFNLYDGLIQHKVLGLHQIRYGVDLLPYDLTWNILAAVIAMIGGTIIYQTQRTMKEKRSEGES; this comes from the coding sequence ATGGGAAAAGCCTTAAATCAAAAACAGTTTCTTTATTCTCGTCGAAATCTTTTGTCAGGTTTTTTATTTGGTCTTGGTATGGTGGCTTTTATTGATGAGGTGGTGTTCCACCAATTACTTAATTGGCATCATTTTTATGATCGCTCTACGACACAGGTAGGACTGATATCAGACGGAATTTTCCATGCGTTTAGTTGGTTTGCGACCGTCGGTGCTCTCTTTATGTTTGCTGATTTAAGACGGAGAGGCGCTTGGTGGGGAAAGCGCTGGGTAGGTGGTTTGTTGTTTGGCGTAGGCTTGTTTAACTTATATGATGGCCTTATCCAGCATAAAGTTCTAGGTCTTCATCAAATTCGCTATGGGGTCGATCTTCTTCCTTATGATTTAACATGGAACATCCTTGCCGCAGTCATTGCCATGATTGGAGGGACAATCATTTATCAAACACAAAGAACGATGAAGGAGAAGAGGAGTGAAGGAGAATCATGA
- a CDS encoding BCCT family transporter, translating into MKKNKSKLWLIEKRIVIPSIVIIAIVSILFAMYTNESIELLDLIFNTLVNLFAWGYLWYALLIVGAGLLLAYSKYGKVVLGNPTEKPRYTLFEYASILVAMGVGATLMRTGMVQWSEVAIDPPFGLEPESMDSLLTGNAYSMFLWSFQTFAVFVMAAPAMGYILHVRKKSKMRISEACRVLFGDKFTNGLGGIVLDTLFLVSILAGAAVTLGLGTPIVTENLAELFNMDVTFLLTMIVTLVWVLVFSFSAYVGIDKGIKRLSTLNMYLAGIFALFILIVGPGVFILSFFTDSVRQLFSSYIDFSLYTNALGTDGGSHIESHTIFWFAYNATWAMLHGVFAAVVSKGRTIKEMILTYLFAPTLLSWFATGILGGLGVERFVNGDVPVLDLVRDGEPVSAVPQILASLPFPAIIIGVFTLIAMIFLVTTLDSTTYTIATYMSKQDMSKHAPSKYLRIFVALVITVLALTLMNIGGLAPLEVLSGLMGIPIIVIQVFMVIAAKKMMDEDKAWLHNVRKEEK; encoded by the coding sequence ATGAAAAAGAATAAAAGCAAACTATGGCTCATAGAGAAGCGAATCGTTATTCCTTCTATTGTGATTATTGCGATCGTTAGTATTCTTTTCGCTATGTACACAAACGAATCAATCGAATTATTAGATCTTATTTTCAACACGCTTGTCAATCTATTTGCGTGGGGTTATTTATGGTACGCCCTATTAATTGTTGGGGCTGGGTTATTGTTGGCTTATTCTAAATATGGGAAAGTTGTTTTAGGAAACCCTACCGAAAAACCGCGCTATACCTTATTTGAGTATGCTTCCATCTTAGTTGCGATGGGAGTTGGGGCAACCTTAATGCGGACAGGAATGGTGCAATGGAGTGAAGTCGCGATCGATCCGCCTTTCGGTTTAGAGCCAGAATCAATGGATTCGCTACTTACGGGAAATGCCTACAGCATGTTTTTATGGAGCTTTCAAACCTTCGCCGTCTTTGTAATGGCAGCTCCGGCGATGGGCTATATTTTACACGTACGAAAAAAATCTAAAATGCGCATTTCCGAAGCATGCCGCGTCCTATTTGGAGACAAATTCACTAATGGACTTGGCGGTATTGTTTTAGATACATTGTTTTTAGTTTCGATTCTTGCCGGTGCCGCTGTTACATTAGGACTTGGAACACCGATTGTGACGGAAAACCTCGCAGAATTGTTTAACATGGATGTGACCTTTTTATTAACGATGATCGTCACGCTTGTCTGGGTACTCGTTTTTTCATTTAGCGCCTATGTCGGGATAGATAAAGGAATTAAACGGTTAAGTACACTAAATATGTATCTCGCTGGCATTTTTGCACTTTTTATTCTGATCGTTGGTCCTGGTGTTTTTATTTTAAGTTTCTTTACAGATTCAGTTCGTCAACTGTTTTCTAGTTATATCGATTTCTCCCTCTATACAAATGCACTTGGAACAGACGGCGGTAGCCATATTGAAAGCCATACGATTTTCTGGTTTGCTTATAACGCGACGTGGGCGATGCTTCATGGTGTTTTCGCTGCAGTTGTATCAAAAGGACGAACGATTAAAGAAATGATTCTCACGTATTTATTCGCACCAACACTATTGTCTTGGTTCGCAACAGGTATCCTTGGCGGACTTGGTGTTGAGCGTTTCGTGAATGGAGATGTTCCTGTTTTGGACCTTGTTCGTGATGGAGAACCAGTCTCTGCTGTCCCGCAGATTCTTGCATCATTACCATTTCCAGCCATTATAATTGGTGTTTTTACACTTATTGCAATGATTTTCTTAGTAACAACACTCGACTCGACGACCTATACAATCGCAACATACATGTCGAAACAAGATATGAGCAAACACGCGCCTTCCAAATATTTACGTATTTTTGTTGCGTTGGTAATTACAGTACTTGCGCTCACATTAATGAATATTGGAGGACTAGCTCCACTCGAAGTGCTTTCAGGACTTATGGGCATTCCTATTATCGTCATTCAGGTATTTATGGTCATAGCTGCTAAAAAAATGATGGACGAGGATAAAGCTTGGTTGCATAACGTGAGAAAAGAGGAGAAGTAA
- a CDS encoding AEC family transporter produces the protein MHLVNVILPIFFVLFVGFIIKRTVSIDPTVLSKLAIFVFIPFLVFRTFYQETITTAYGYMAIALVGIIIGIILLVTILSACMKVSEQERCGLVLSSAFMNNGNYGTPLVIFLFGAASAQIAIVLMVIQQLLMATIGVYYAAKGGEAQLSVKQSIRRIGKMPMVYAALLGLFFQTTGISLQTGILAGVELIASAAIPFIMLSLGVQLGAVQLTNIEWKNLSIATSLRLIVSPLLALGLVAVLPLEPLTKQVIVILAATPTAANTTIYAMQFQTDPMNVSAATLVTTILSAFTLPVVIVIAGMWI, from the coding sequence ATGCATCTAGTCAACGTCATTTTGCCAATCTTTTTTGTTTTGTTTGTCGGATTCATCATAAAGCGTACGGTGTCAATTGATCCAACCGTACTGTCTAAACTCGCAATCTTTGTTTTTATTCCGTTTCTTGTGTTTCGGACTTTTTATCAAGAAACGATAACCACTGCCTACGGATATATGGCAATTGCTTTAGTTGGGATCATAATTGGCATCATTCTTCTGGTCACAATTCTTTCAGCTTGTATGAAGGTAAGCGAACAAGAACGTTGTGGACTCGTTTTATCTTCTGCCTTTATGAATAATGGAAATTACGGGACACCACTTGTTATTTTTTTATTTGGTGCAGCTAGTGCGCAAATAGCCATTGTGCTCATGGTGATCCAGCAGTTGTTGATGGCAACGATTGGTGTTTATTACGCTGCAAAAGGTGGAGAAGCGCAGTTAAGTGTGAAACAATCCATTAGGCGAATAGGAAAAATGCCAATGGTGTACGCGGCCTTATTAGGTTTGTTCTTTCAAACAACGGGGATATCCTTGCAAACAGGAATTCTTGCAGGAGTGGAACTGATAGCTAGTGCGGCCATTCCTTTTATTATGTTAAGCCTAGGTGTCCAATTAGGGGCCGTCCAGCTTACGAACATCGAGTGGAAAAACCTTTCCATAGCAACAAGCTTGCGGCTGATTGTGTCACCTCTACTTGCTCTTGGACTTGTTGCAGTCTTGCCGCTCGAACCATTAACAAAACAAGTCATTGTCATCTTAGCAGCGACGCCAACAGCCGCAAATACAACGATTTATGCCATGCAATTTCAGACCGATCCTATGAATGTTTCTGCAGCTACACTTGTCACAACGATACTTAGTGCGTTTACATTGCCTGTTGTCATTGTGATTGCAGGGATGTGGATTTAG